In one window of Juglans regia cultivar Chandler chromosome 3, Walnut 2.0, whole genome shotgun sequence DNA:
- the LOC109015765 gene encoding protein FAR1-RELATED SEQUENCE 5-like isoform X2, which yields MEKGEESTRPTGSATRPTSSATRPASSTAMTQEIPRPFYPDWSAYNSYMHGYHGMMPPTFFPPFAPRPNADPYSWRNELPTGVPFRPPIAYPYAPPIPYPGCSSNSKDMTEPSSSTRPEPSSSTRRSLFSSESNTYEDSSNVGDEDIEQEQEFDNPMVEEVPSMVEEVPSIVEEVPSSSHGNDDDGVIEPRPGMSFKTEHELLDFYKKYGKQIGFGVMTQRSKREDDGSVRYLTLGCARGGKARNRTSNVSKPRPTTKTDCKAKINAIVLDGVLRITTVDNAHNHGLSPRKARFFRCNRAIDASVKRQLDINDKAGISMAKSFNSLVVEVGGYDNLPFVEKDARNYIDKARHLRLGKGGADALRGYFERMQYKNDGFYSLMDLDDEGRLKNVFWADARSRSAYGYFGDVVTFDTTYLTNRYGMPFAPFVGVNHHGQSILFGAGLISSEDTDTFVWLFETWLKCMDKRAPNAAESDHFSMDMTQKLLAMNLSYTKTKAQPVIVNVGTEVNDVEMGSSKKVLSPRIVRGKGRPPSKRLAPTVEKVMRKQQTKRKQSETGAKRKRKNAPELQDEVSSGAPTTDEVFSTSGVAVTTDEVLITSGVQAVTDEILNTSGVQAATTDEVVFPGTQQSVISQVDLQHG from the exons atggagaaaggggaagaaagcaCAAGGCCTACCGGCAGTGCCACAAGGCCTACCAGCAGTGCTACAAGGCCTGCCAGCTCTACTGCAATGACACAG GAAATACCAAGACCATTTTATCCAGATTGGTCAGCATATAACAGCTATATGCATGGGTATCATGGGATGATGCCACCTACATTTTTCCCACCGTTTGCTCCTCGTCCAAATGCCGACCCTTATTCATGGAGAAACGAG CTTCCAACGGGAGTACCGTTTAGACCACCAATTGCCTATCCTTATGCTCCTCCAATTCCCTATCCGGGATGTTCAAGTAATTCAAAGGACATGACAGAACCCTCCTCGTCTACTAGGCCAGAACCCTCCTCGTCTACCAGGCGATCATTATTTTCTTCTGAAAGCAATACTTATGAGGATAGTTCAAATGTCGGAGACGAGGACATTGAACAAGAGCAG GAGTTTGATAATCCAATGGTTGAGGAAGTACCATCAATGGTTGAGGAGGTACCATCGATAGTTGAGGAAGTACCATCGAGCAGCCATGGAAATGACGATGATGGTGTTATAGAGCCGAGGCCGGGGATGTCATTTAAAACTGAGCATGAGCTTTTAGACTTCTATAAGAAATATGGAAAACAGATTGGGTTTGGTGTAATGACCCAAAGAAGTAAAAGGGAAGACGATGGGAGTGTTAGGTATTTAACACTTGGTTGTGCTCGTGGTGGTAAGGCAAGGAACCGTACCTCGAATGTTTCTAAACCACGGCCGACAACGAAGACGGATTGTAAGGCTAAGATTAATGCAATCGTGCTTGATGGAGTGTTGCGTATAACTACCGTTGATAATGCACACAACCATGGGTTGAGTCCAAGGAAGGCAAGGTTTTTTAGATGTAATCGTGCTATCGACGCTTCCGTGAAAAGACAACTAGATATCAACGATAAGGCAGGAATAAGTATGGCTAAAAGTTTCAACTCGTTGGTTGTCGAGGTAGGTGGATATGATAATCTTCCATTTGTTGAGAAGGATGCGCGGAATTATATTGATAAGGCCCGACATCTTAGGCTTGGTAAAGGAGGTGCTGATGCACTCCGTGGCTACTTTGAGAGAATGCAGTATAAGAATGATGGGTTCTATTCCTTGATGGATTTAGACGACGAGGGAAGATTAAAGAATGTTTTTTGGGCGGATGCACGTAGTAGATCAGCATATGGctattttggggatgttgtgACATTTGACACaacatacctaacaaatagatatggCATGCCATTCGCCCCTTTCGTAGGTGTTAACCATCATGGACAATCAATACTTTTTGGAGCAGGTTTGATTTCAAGTGAAGATACTGATacatttgtttggttatttgagACTTGGTTGAAATGTATGGATAAGAGAGCACCAA ATGCAGCTGAGAGTGATCATTTTTCAATGGATATGACACAGAAGTTGTTGGCTATGAATTTGAGTTACACAAAAACCAAGGCGCAGCCTGTAATTGTGAATGTTGGTACTGAGGTTAATGATGTTGAAATGGGAAGTTCAAAAAAAGTGTTAAGTCCTCGCATTGTTAGAGGTAAGGGGAGGCCTCCATCAAAGAGACTGGCACCTACAGTAGAGAAGGTTATGAGGAAGCAACAAACTAAACGTAAACAGTCCGAGACCGGtgcaaagagaaagagaaaaaat GCACCTGAACTTCAGGATGAGGTCTCGAGTGGCGCTCCAACAACAGATGAGGTCTTCAGTACAAGTGGCGTTGCAGTAACAACAGATGAGGTCTTGATCACAAGTGGCGTTCAAGCAGTAACAGATGAGATCTTGAACACAAGTGGCGTTCAAGCAGCAACAACAGATGAGGTCGTATTTCCTGGCACACAACAAAGTGTCATTAGCCAG GTGGATCTTCAACATGGTTAA
- the LOC109015765 gene encoding protein FAR1-RELATED SEQUENCE 5-like isoform X1, translating into MEKGEESTRPTGSATRPTSSATRPASSTAMTQEIPRPFYPDWSAYNSYMHGYHGMMPPTFFPPFAPRPNADPYSWRNELPTGVPFRPPIAYPYAPPIPYPGCSSNSKDMTEPSSSTRPEPSSSTRRSLFSSESNTYEDSSNVGDEDIEQEQEFDNPMVEEVPSMVEEVPSIVEEVPSSSHGNDDDGVIEPRPGMSFKTEHELLDFYKKYGKQIGFGVMTQRSKREDDGSVRYLTLGCARGGKARNRTSNVSKPRPTTKTDCKAKINAIVLDGVLRITTVDNAHNHGLSPRKARFFRCNRAIDASVKRQLDINDKAGISMAKSFNSLVVEVGGYDNLPFVEKDARNYIDKARHLRLGKGGADALRGYFERMQYKNDGFYSLMDLDDEGRLKNVFWADARSRSAYGYFGDVVTFDTTYLTNRYGMPFAPFVGVNHHGQSILFGAGLISSEDTDTFVWLFETWLKCMDKRAPNAIITDQDRAMKNAIAIVFPKTRHRYCLWHIMRKLPEKLGSHSKYNDGLKSALHKCVYDCQTSEEFEKSWEVFLDTYNLHENVWLQSLYSERMHWVPVYLKDTFWAGMSTTQRSESINAFFDGFVHSGTTLKEFVDQFDNALRKRGENEMAADFHSFNCTIPCITHLPMEKQFQELYTNSKFKEVQSEVMGIIYSHCILIKTEGAISTYQVNDQLQVEGYIKRVTYQAYFNEEECEAKCMCGLFQMRGILCRHILAIFSVKDVQSVPSKYIMDRWRKDIKRRYSLIRSSYDDLSNKPAAGRYTNLIKLCYEVATNAAESDHFSMDMTQKLLAMNLSYTKTKAQPVIVNVGTEVNDVEMGSSKKVLSPRIVRGKGRPPSKRLAPTVEKVMRKQQTKRKQSETGAKRKRKNAPELQDEVSSGAPTTDEVFSTSGVAVTTDEVLITSGVQAVTDEILNTSGVQAATTDEVVFPGTQQSVISQVDLQHG; encoded by the exons atggagaaaggggaagaaagcaCAAGGCCTACCGGCAGTGCCACAAGGCCTACCAGCAGTGCTACAAGGCCTGCCAGCTCTACTGCAATGACACAG GAAATACCAAGACCATTTTATCCAGATTGGTCAGCATATAACAGCTATATGCATGGGTATCATGGGATGATGCCACCTACATTTTTCCCACCGTTTGCTCCTCGTCCAAATGCCGACCCTTATTCATGGAGAAACGAG CTTCCAACGGGAGTACCGTTTAGACCACCAATTGCCTATCCTTATGCTCCTCCAATTCCCTATCCGGGATGTTCAAGTAATTCAAAGGACATGACAGAACCCTCCTCGTCTACTAGGCCAGAACCCTCCTCGTCTACCAGGCGATCATTATTTTCTTCTGAAAGCAATACTTATGAGGATAGTTCAAATGTCGGAGACGAGGACATTGAACAAGAGCAG GAGTTTGATAATCCAATGGTTGAGGAAGTACCATCAATGGTTGAGGAGGTACCATCGATAGTTGAGGAAGTACCATCGAGCAGCCATGGAAATGACGATGATGGTGTTATAGAGCCGAGGCCGGGGATGTCATTTAAAACTGAGCATGAGCTTTTAGACTTCTATAAGAAATATGGAAAACAGATTGGGTTTGGTGTAATGACCCAAAGAAGTAAAAGGGAAGACGATGGGAGTGTTAGGTATTTAACACTTGGTTGTGCTCGTGGTGGTAAGGCAAGGAACCGTACCTCGAATGTTTCTAAACCACGGCCGACAACGAAGACGGATTGTAAGGCTAAGATTAATGCAATCGTGCTTGATGGAGTGTTGCGTATAACTACCGTTGATAATGCACACAACCATGGGTTGAGTCCAAGGAAGGCAAGGTTTTTTAGATGTAATCGTGCTATCGACGCTTCCGTGAAAAGACAACTAGATATCAACGATAAGGCAGGAATAAGTATGGCTAAAAGTTTCAACTCGTTGGTTGTCGAGGTAGGTGGATATGATAATCTTCCATTTGTTGAGAAGGATGCGCGGAATTATATTGATAAGGCCCGACATCTTAGGCTTGGTAAAGGAGGTGCTGATGCACTCCGTGGCTACTTTGAGAGAATGCAGTATAAGAATGATGGGTTCTATTCCTTGATGGATTTAGACGACGAGGGAAGATTAAAGAATGTTTTTTGGGCGGATGCACGTAGTAGATCAGCATATGGctattttggggatgttgtgACATTTGACACaacatacctaacaaatagatatggCATGCCATTCGCCCCTTTCGTAGGTGTTAACCATCATGGACAATCAATACTTTTTGGAGCAGGTTTGATTTCAAGTGAAGATACTGATacatttgtttggttatttgagACTTGGTTGAAATGTATGGATAAGAGAGCACCAAATGCTATCATCACTGACCAGGATAGGGCCATGAAAAATGCCATAGCAATAGTCTTTCCGAAGACCCGACACAGGTATTGTTTATGGCACATTATGCGAAAACTACCAGAGAAGTTGGGTTCCCATTCTAAATATAATGATGGATTGAAGAGCGCATTACACAAATGTGTTTATGATTGCCAAACTTCTGAAGAGTTTGAGAAGTCTTGGGAGGTGTTCCTTGATACGTATAATTTGCATGAGAATGTATGGCTTCAAAGTCTATATAGTGAGAGGATGCATTGGGTTCCTGTATATCTTAAAGATacattttgggctggaatgagcaCAACTCAAAGAAGTGAgagcattaatgcattttttgatgGTTTTGTGCATTCGGGGACAACGTTAAAAGAGTTCGTTGATCAGTTTGACAATgcattgagaaagagaggagagaatGAGATGGCAGCGGACTTTCACTCATTTAACTGCACAATCCCATGTATAACCCATTTACCCATGGAGAAGCAATTTCAAGAATTGTATActaattctaaatttaaagaagtGCAGTCTGAGGTAATGGGGATTATTTATTCTCATTGTATTCTCATCAAGACGGAAGGGGCAATTTCGACATATCAAGTTAATGACCAGTTGCAAGTTGAAGGGTATATTAAAAGAGTTACATACCAAGCATACTTTAATGAAGAGGAGTGTGAGGCAAAGTGCATGTGTGGACTATTTCAGATGAGAGGCATTTTATGCAGGCACATTCTTGCTATTTTCTCAGTAAAAGATGTTCAATCAGTGCCTTCAAAGTACATTATGGACAGGTGGCGAAAGGACATTAAGCGTAGGTATTCTCTGATTCGAAGCAGTTATGATGATTTGAGTAATAAACCAGCTGCTGGAAGGTATACTAATTTGATTAAGCTGTGCTACGAAGTTGCTACAAATGCAGCTGAGAGTGATCATTTTTCAATGGATATGACACAGAAGTTGTTGGCTATGAATTTGAGTTACACAAAAACCAAGGCGCAGCCTGTAATTGTGAATGTTGGTACTGAGGTTAATGATGTTGAAATGGGAAGTTCAAAAAAAGTGTTAAGTCCTCGCATTGTTAGAGGTAAGGGGAGGCCTCCATCAAAGAGACTGGCACCTACAGTAGAGAAGGTTATGAGGAAGCAACAAACTAAACGTAAACAGTCCGAGACCGGtgcaaagagaaagagaaaaaat GCACCTGAACTTCAGGATGAGGTCTCGAGTGGCGCTCCAACAACAGATGAGGTCTTCAGTACAAGTGGCGTTGCAGTAACAACAGATGAGGTCTTGATCACAAGTGGCGTTCAAGCAGTAACAGATGAGATCTTGAACACAAGTGGCGTTCAAGCAGCAACAACAGATGAGGTCGTATTTCCTGGCACACAACAAAGTGTCATTAGCCAG GTGGATCTTCAACATGGTTAA
- the LOC108996834 gene encoding ras-related protein RABA5a has translation MAFYSEEEKSEDYLFKIVLIGDSAVGKSNLLARFARDEFYPNSKSTIGVEFQTQKMDINGKEIKAQIWDTAGQERFRAVTSAYYRGAVGALVVYDISRRQTFDSIGRWLNELHTHSDMNVVTILVGNKSDLKDAREVPTAEGKALAEAQGLFFMETSALDSSNVVAAFQTVVKEIYNILSRKVMITQELKKQDTTWMENGKTVVLQGNGNQETVAGSRKGWCCSF, from the exons ATGGCCTTTTATTCTGAGGAAGAAAAATCTGAGGATTACCTCTTCAAGATTGTTTTAATTGGTGATTCTGCTGTTGGAAAATCAAATTTGCTTGCAAGATTTGCTAGAGATGAGTTCTACCCTAATTCAAAGTCAACTATAGGAGTAGAGTTCCAAACCCAAAAGATGGATATCAATGGAAAGGAAATCAAGGCTCAGATCTGGGACACAGCTGGTCAAGAGCGATTCAGGGCTGTTACATCTGCATATTATAGAGGTGCAGTTGGAGCTCTTGTTGTGTACGACATCAGTAGACGCCAGACATTTGATAGCATTGGCAGATGGCTTAATGAACTTCACA CTCACTCCGACATGAATGTAGTTACGATACTTGTTGGCAATAAGTCTGATCTCAAGGATGCCAGGGAGGTGCCCACTGCTGAAGGCAAAGCCTTGGCAGAAGCACAGGGTTTGTTTTTCATGGAAACATCTGCTCTCGATTCCTCCAATGTAGTTGCTGCTTTTCAGACAGTTGTGAAAGAGATCTACAATATATTGAGCCGGAAAGTGATGATCACTCAAGAGCTCAAGAAACAGGATACTACCTGGATGGAAAATGGAAAGACTGTGGTTTTACAAGGAAATGGGAACCAAGAAACAGTGGCAGGGTCTAGAAAAGGTTGGTGTTGCTCATTTTAA
- the LOC108996813 gene encoding inositol transporter 4: protein MVEGGFHRADKTEFTECFRTTWQTPYILRLAFTAGIGGLLFGYDTGVISGALLYIREDFDSVGKKTWLQEMIVSMAVGAAIVGAAIGAWMNDSLGRRKSILTADILFFVGAMVMAAAPAPWVIVIGRVFVGLGVGMASMTAPLYISEASPARIRGALVGMNGLLITFGQFLSYLINLGFTQVPGTWRWMLGVAGIPPLVQFFLMLSLPESPRWLYRMNKKEEAREILEKIYPQEEVEKEMNLLKASIETEEAVEADIGNNLITKLRSAMGNVVVRRALCAGIAVQVVQQFVGINTVMYYSPSIMQLAGYASKVVALGLSLVTAGLNCVGTVISMCFVDRYGRRKMMILSLICIIIGLVSLSTVFYTSAKNAPGINNFDSTHFAPNGTCSAYASVPSTSSWNCMDCLKLQCGYCASEGDQFQPGACLANEKAIGNTCRGSNRVWYDKGCPSKLGFLAVVLLGLYIIVYSPGMGTVPWIVNAEIYPLKYRGFGGGMAAMANWTSNLIVSMTFLSLTEALGSWATFLLYAGCSFIGLIVIFLVVPETKGLPLEEIENELRRGFKPFGRKSENN, encoded by the exons ATGGTGGAAGGAGGTTTCCATCGCGCAGACAAGACAGAGTTCACGGAATGTTTCCGCACCACATGGCAAACACCATATATTTTGCGGCTCGCTTTCACGGCCGGCATTGGTGGCCTCCTCTTCGGCTACGACACAG GTGTGATATCGGGAGCATTGCTGTATATCCGTGAAGACTTTGACTCCGTGGGCAAGAAAACATGGCTCCAGGAAATGATAGTGAGTATGGCAGTAGGAGCAGCAATCGTCGGCGCAGCCATCGGGGCATGGATGAACGACAGCCTCGGGAGAAGGAAATCCATTTTAACAGCAGACATTCTATTTTTCGTGGGTGCGATGGTGATGGCTGCTGCTCCAGCTCCTTGGGTGATTGTCATTGGACGGGTCTTCGTTGGATTGGGAGTTGGAATGGCATCGATGACTGCCCCTCTCTACATCTCTGAAGCCTCCCCGGCTAGGATTAGAGGAGCACTTGTCGGCATGAATGGTCTCCTGATCACATTTGGACAATTTTTATCCTACCTTATCAATCTTGGCTTTACtcag GTACCGGGAACTTGGCGCTGGATGCTTGGGGTAGCTGGGATCCCACCTTTGGTTCAGTTTTTCCTCATGTTATCACTTCCTGAATCTCCCAGATGGCTGTACAGAATG AACAAGAAAGAAGAGGCAAGGGAGATTCTGGAAAAGATCTACCCtcaagaagaagttgaaaaagagaTGAATCTATTAAAGGCATCTATTGAAACGGAAGAGGCCGTTGAGGCAGACATAGGAAACAATCTCATCACGAAGTTGAGAAGTGCAATGGGAAACGTTGTAGTGAGAAGGGCCCTTTGTGCTGGCATTGCTGTTCAAGTTGTGCAGCAATTTGTTGGCATCAACACTGTCATGTATTACAGCCCCAGCATCATGCAGCTCGCTGGCTATGCTTCCAAAGTGGTTGCTTTAGGCCTCTCTCTTGTCACAGCTGGTCTGAATTGTGTAGGCACTGTTATCAGCATGTGTTTCGTCGATAGATATGGcagaagaaaaatgatgatcCTTTCTTTGATCTGCATCATTATTGGCCTCGTTTCGCTATCCACCGTGTTCTATACCTCAGCTAAGAATGCACCTGGAATCAATAATTTTGACTCCACCCACTTTGCTCCCAATGGCACCTGCTCCGCATACGCTTCTGTCCCCAGCACATCTTCTTGGAACTGCATGGACTGCCTGAAGCTGCAGTGCGGCTACTGCGCAAGCGAAGGCGATCAA TTTCAACCGGGGGCTTGCTTGGCTAATGAAAAGGCAATCGGAAATACATGCCGGGGAAGCAATCGTGTGTGGTACGACAAGGGCTGTCCTAGCAAGCTGGGATTCTTGGCTGTGGTGCTTCTAGGATTATACATCATAGTTTACTCACCGGGGATGGGGACAGTGCCATGGATTGTGAACGCAGAGATCTATCCACTGAAATACAGAGGCTTTGGAGGAGGTATGGCAGCCATGGCTAACTGGACATCCAATCTGATTGTAAGCATGACCTTCTTGTCTCTGACCGAGGCTCTGGGTTCTTGGGCCACTTTCCTTCTTTATGCTGGGTGCTCCTTCATCGGCCTCATTGTCATCTTCCTGGTGGTGCCGGAAACGAAAGGCTTGCCCCTTGAGGAGATTGAGAACGAGCTTCGAAGAGGCTTCAAGCCATTTGGTAGGAAATCCGAGAATAACTAA
- the LOC108996814 gene encoding heterogeneous nuclear ribonucleoprotein 1-like: MDMEPGKLFIGGISWDTNEDRLREYFQSFGVVVEAEIMKDRATGRARGFGFVVFADPVVAERVVMEKHVIDGRTVEAKKAVPRDDQNILSRNNGSMHGSPGPAHTKKIFVGGLASTVTESNFKKYFDQFGTITDVVVMYDHNTQRPRGFGFITYDSEEAVEKVLYKTFHELNGKLVEVKRAVPKELSPGPSRGQMGGYNYGLSRVRSLLNGYAQGYNPSSVGGYGHRVDGRFSPVTAGRIGSPSFSPGYGTGLNIEPGLSLSYGGNANLSSNLGFGRVLNHLYSGNSNRNVNPVGYGVGNGGNSSVLSSVSRNLLGNGSLNYATNSANSTALLGLRNGSSGIDSFGKIGTLWSSSPNSGQGGGAGTTYSSDYLSYGSGEVNFGSGGMGYGRNSGTGVSPVSSNAASNGGYSGSYGLFYGDPTWQSSPPEPEGSGSFGYGLGNAASDVLSKNSDDYVSLYSVTNRQSYKGIAV; encoded by the exons ATGGATATGGAGCCTGGAAAGCTTTTCATTGGTGGGATATCTTGGGACACAAATGAAGACCGTCTTAGAGAGTATTTCCAGTCTTTTGGAGTAGTAGTTGAAGCTGAGATAATGAAGGATCGAGCCACAGGTCGTGCCCGTGGTTTcggttttgttgtttttgcaGACCCTGTTGTTGCAGAAAGAGTTGTTATGGAAAAGCATGTGATAGATGGCAGAACT GTTGAAGCAAAAAAAGCTGTTCCTAGAGATGATCAGAACATTCTGAGCAGAAACAATGGCAGCATGCATGGGTCTCCTGGTCCTGCCCATACAAAGAAGATATTTGTAGGAGGATTAGCATCCACAGTCACAGAGAGCAATTTTAAGAAGTACTTCGATCAATTTGGTACAATAACAGATGTGGTGGTGATGTATGACCATAATACGCAAAGGCCAAGAGGATTTGGGTTCATTACATATGATTCAGAGGAAGCAGTGGAGAAAGTATTGTACAAAACCTTTCATGAACTCAATGGCAAACTGGTTGAAGTTAAAAGAGCTGTCCCCAAAGAACTATCTCCAGGGCCAAGTCGGGGTCAAATGGGTGGATATAACTATGGTCTGAGTAGAGTTAGAAGCTTACTTAATGGCTACGCTCAAGGATACAATCCAAGCTCAGTCGGAGGCTATGGACATAGAGTGGATGGTAGATTTAGTCCAGTTACAGCTGGTCGTATTGGATCTCCTTCATTCAGTCCTGGATATGGGACAGGATTGAATATTGAGCCCGGATTGAGTCTAAGCTATGGGGGAAATGCAAACCTTAGTTCTAACCTTGGTTTTGGACGGGTTTTGAACCATTTATATAGTGGAAATTCGAATAGGAATGTCAACCCTGTTGGATATGGTGTGGGAAATGGGGGGAATAGTTCAGTCTTAAGTTCGGTAAGCCGTAATCTGTTGGGGAATGGGAGTCTTAATTATGCTACTAACTCTGCAAACTCCACTGCTCTGCTGGGCCTCAGAAATGGAAGTTCAGGAATAGATTCTTTTGGCAAGATTGGAACACTTTGGAGTTCCTCTCCTAACTCAGGTCAAGGGGGAGGTGCTGGTACCACCTACAGTAGTGACTATCTTAGTTATGGCAGTGGAGAAGTCAACTTTGGTTCAGGAGGGATGGGTTATGGAAGAAACAGTGGAACTGGCGTTTCACCGGTGTCATCAAATGCTGCATCAAATGGTGGTTACAGTGGATCCTATGGTTTGTTTTATGGGGACCCAACTTGGCAATCTTCACCTCCAGAACCGGAGGGGTCTGGGTCATTTGGTTATGGGCTTGGAAATGCAGCTTCTGATGTTTTAAGTAAAAACTCTGATGATTATGTGAGTCTTTATAGTGTTACCAATAGACAATCATACAAAG GAATTGCTGTGTAG
- the LOC108996815 gene encoding thymidine kinase a-like — MFAVSVMKCFLTPTFSAIPKPTPLALFSFASKSHPCNSTTFRHPSFLPLKSAIFSPKSAFLSIQNRGMHVEVAPPSSTGEIHVIVGPMFSGKTTSLLRRIQSESSNGRSVALIKSNKDTRYGLDAIVTHDGVKLPCWALADLSSFRQKFGPDAYDQLDVIGIDEAQFFEDLYDFCRVAADRDGKTVIVAGLDGDYLRRSFGSVLDIIPLADSVTKLTARCELCQKRAFFTLRKTEEKQTELIGGADVYMPVCRQHYVSGQVVIEAARTVLESRKDDCVSLA, encoded by the exons ATGTTTGCTGTTTCAGTAATGAAGTGCTTCCTAACCCCAACGTTCTCAGCCATCCCCAAACCCACTCCTCTTGCACTATTCTCGTTCGCCTCCAAATCCCATCCATGCAACAGCACAACTTTCCGACACCCCAGTTTTCTCCCTCTAAAATCCGCGATATTTTCACCCAAATCCGCATTTCTTTCAATCCAAAATCGTGGCATGCACGTGGAGGTGGCTCCGCCGTCGTCGACCGGTGAGATTCACGTGATCGTTGGCCCGATGTTCTCCGGAAAAACCACCTCGCTTCTTCGCAGGATTCAGTCTGAGAGCAGCAATGGCAG AAGTGTGGctttaataaaatcaaataaggaTACGAGATATGGATTGGATGCAATTGTGACACATGATGGGGTGAAACTGCCATGTTGGGCCTTAGCAGATTTATCATCATTCAGACAAAAGTTTGGTCCTGACGCATATGATCAG TTAGATGTGATTGGTATTGATGAAGCTCAATTCTTTGAGGACCTTTATGACTTCTGCCGTGTAGCTGCTGATCGTGATGGAAAAACAGTAATAGTTGCTGGACTAGATGGTGACTATTTGAG GAGGAGCTTTGGTTCTGTGTTAGATATAATTCCCCTTGCTGATTCTGTGACCAAATTAACTGCTCGTTGTGAACTTTGTCAAAAACGTGCTTTCTTCACCTTAAggaaaacagaggagaaacAGACAGAACTGATTGGCGGGGCTGATGTCTACATGCCTGTTTGTCGACAGCATTATGTTAGTGGACAAGTAGTCATCGAAGCTGCAAGGACCGTGCTGGAATCTCGGAAAGATGATTGCGTCTCTCTTGCGTAG
- the LOC108996787 gene encoding probable serine/threonine-protein kinase WNK11: MPYVRSDPSDKDAEPFVEVDSTGRYGRYGDLLGAGAVKKVYRAFDQEEGREVAWNQVLLIRFLDDKAMLDRIRKEVVFLRTLKNDNIITLFSSWIDQEHKTLNFITEFCTSGNLREYRRKHPNVSIMALKKWSRQILRGLEYLHLHEPCIIHRDLNCSNVFINGNNGEVKIGDLGLAAATGKDHMAHSILGTPEFMAPEIYDENYTEKVDIYAFGMCVLELVTMEIPYSECDCVAKIYKKVTSGVKPRAMNKVRDLDVKGFVEKCLAPQSERPSASELLEDPFFAGLDDEEN; this comes from the coding sequence ATGCCGTACGTTAGATCAGATCCGTCCGACAAAGACGCCGAGCCGTTCGTGGAGGTTGATTCAACGGGACGGTACGGGAGATACGGGGACTTGCTCGGTGCCGGAGCGGTGAAGAAGGTGTATCGAGCTTTCGATCAAGAAGAGGGAAGAGAGGTGGCTTGGAACCAGGTTTTGTTGATAAGGTTCTTGGATGACAAGGCGATGTTGGACAGGATACGCAAGGAGGTTGTTTTCCTGAGAACTTTGAAGAACGACAACATTATCACATTGTTCAGTTCATGGATCGATCAAGAGCACAAAACGTTGAACTTCATTACCGAGTTTTGTACATCCGGAAATCTGAGGGAGTATAGGAGGAAACATCCGAACGTCTCGATCATGGCCCTGAAGAAGTGGTCAAGACAGATTCTGAGGGGTTTGGAGTATCTCCATTTGCATGAGCCATGCATAATTCACAGAGATCTCAATTGCAGTAATGTTTTTATCAACGGCAATAATGGGGAGGTGAAGATTGGAGATTTGGGGTTAGCAGCAGCGACGGGGAAGGACCATATGGCACATTCCATTCTCGGTACGCCGGAGTTCATGGCACCGGAGATTTACGATGAGAATTACACGGAGAAGGTGGATATATACGCGTTTGGGATGTGTGTGCTCGAGTTGGTGACAATGGAAATCCCGTACAGTGAATGCGACTGTGTGGCCAAGATATACAAGAAGGTGACTTCTGGGGTGAAGCCTAGGGCAATGAACAAGGTTAGAGATTTGGACGTGAAAGGGTTCGTTGAGAAGTGCCTTGCGCCACAGTCTGAGAGGCCATCTGCCTCTGAACTCCTCGAGGATCCCTTCTTTGCTGGACTTGATGATGAAGAAAACTAA